The Methanothrix soehngenii GP6 genome has a window encoding:
- a CDS encoding inositol-3-phosphate synthase — MKKIRLAIAGIGNCASSLVQGIEYYKHVGKESCIGLMHYDINGYRAGDIDVVAAFDIDARKVGKDVSQAIFAKPNCTNIFYSDIPQKNVEVKMGPVFDGVAPHMENYPEERRFVVADAKPVDVTRELVDSGADVLVNYMPVGSENATRFYAQAALDAGVGFVNCMPVFIASNPEWAKKFQVAGIPIVGDDIKSQIGATIVHRALTQLFKDRACIMDRTYQLNIGGNTDFLNMLNRERLKSKKISKTEAVQSILDTPLCDDDIHIGPSDYVPWQKDNKVCFLRMEGRIFGDTPINLELRLSVEDSPNSGGSSIDAIRICKLAKDRKIGGPLLGISAYTMKHPPVQFPDELAKEMVEQFIRGEVSEQEIARPKQRQAATAR; from the coding sequence TTGAAGAAGATAAGGTTGGCAATCGCGGGCATAGGAAACTGCGCAAGCTCCCTAGTTCAGGGAATTGAATATTATAAACATGTTGGTAAAGAAAGTTGTATTGGGCTGATGCATTATGATATCAACGGCTATAGAGCTGGTGACATTGATGTTGTCGCTGCCTTTGACATAGATGCTCGAAAGGTAGGGAAGGATGTGAGCCAGGCTATATTTGCCAAGCCCAACTGCACCAATATCTTCTACTCTGATATTCCCCAAAAAAATGTTGAGGTCAAGATGGGACCTGTTTTTGACGGCGTTGCACCTCACATGGAAAACTATCCTGAAGAGAGGAGGTTCGTTGTGGCTGATGCCAAGCCGGTGGATGTAACCCGGGAGCTCGTCGACAGCGGTGCCGACGTCCTGGTAAACTACATGCCCGTAGGGTCGGAGAATGCCACTCGCTTCTATGCTCAGGCGGCTTTAGATGCCGGGGTGGGATTTGTAAACTGCATGCCCGTATTCATCGCATCTAATCCCGAATGGGCAAAGAAGTTTCAGGTGGCAGGGATTCCAATAGTGGGAGATGACATAAAATCTCAGATCGGCGCAACCATTGTGCACCGTGCTCTCACTCAGCTCTTCAAGGACCGGGCCTGCATCATGGACAGGACTTACCAGCTTAACATCGGCGGCAACACCGACTTTTTAAATATGCTCAATCGCGAGAGGCTCAAGTCCAAGAAGATATCCAAGACGGAAGCGGTCCAGTCCATCCTGGACACGCCACTGTGCGATGATGATATTCATATCGGACCCTCGGACTATGTGCCATGGCAGAAGGACAACAAGGTCTGCTTCCTGAGAATGGAGGGCAGGATATTCGGAGATACGCCAATAAATCTAGAGCTGCGTCTCTCAGTCGAGGACTCTCCCAATAGCGGAGGAAGCTCCATCGATGCCATAAGGATATGCAAGCTGGCAAAGGATAGAAAGATCGGAGGGCCGCTGCTGGGCATATCCGCCTACACCATGAAGCACCCCCCAGTGCAATTTCCTGATGAGCTGGCCAAAGAGATGGTGGAGCAGTTCATCCGGGGTGAGGTCTCTGAGCAGGAGATTGCCAGGCCAAAGCAGCGCCAGGCGGCAACTGCTCGATGA
- a CDS encoding cupin domain-containing protein: MFYRLNEAPGVQMLPGLIRRTLVSGKALMICRFDLESGVQIPEHSHPHDQAGYVVSGRIQITIDGNSLELGPGDSYCAPPGVLHSARALEATVVVDTFSPPREDYLSL; encoded by the coding sequence ATGTTCTATCGGTTGAATGAGGCTCCTGGGGTGCAGATGCTGCCAGGCCTCATAAGGCGCACCCTTGTCAGCGGAAAGGCTTTGATGATCTGCCGGTTCGATCTGGAAAGTGGGGTCCAGATCCCTGAGCATTCTCATCCTCACGACCAGGCGGGCTATGTGGTCTCGGGCAGAATTCAGATTACAATAGACGGAAATAGCCTCGAGCTGGGGCCAGGGGACAGCTACTGTGCTCCACCAGGAGTATTGCACAGCGCCAGAGCTCTGGAGGCGACAGTGGTTGTGGATACTTTCAGCCCGCCCAGAGAGGACTATCTCTCCTTATAG
- a CDS encoding radical SAM protein: MVTLEKIAHLAEDCAFDSLGPGVNINPKKLSTLGEGTRHDVCASTYSPRESPLPGICHAFTQDGRCVSLFKTLYTNHCSHQCNYCINATNCSRKVQTFSYTPDELARITLSLYRSNYIEGLFLSSGAGRDEDLIMERMLETLQKLRKQYDFPGYIHLKILPGSSKNHIQQAMELADRVSINLEAASASQLNEICATKSYENDILQRQRYIRDLRTDENLPAGQTTQLVVGAAGESDQDIFKRILYEYKDIGVKRAYYSAFSPQNGTAFESREGQPLWREHRLYQMDWLYRIYRFSPADIHMAFDENGFLSNSDPKLAIARELLDSPVDPNSAAYRELIRVPGIGPRSAKRIIALRMRKNIVSKRELEALGVVIKRAAPFLKINGWRDTTLEKWSG; encoded by the coding sequence ATGGTCACCCTGGAGAAGATAGCTCACCTGGCTGAAGATTGCGCTTTTGACTCCCTCGGGCCAGGCGTGAATATCAACCCGAAGAAACTCTCAACCCTGGGAGAGGGAACTCGGCATGACGTGTGCGCATCCACCTATTCTCCTCGCGAATCGCCCCTGCCCGGAATCTGTCATGCCTTCACCCAGGATGGCAGGTGTGTGAGCCTCTTCAAGACCCTCTACACCAACCACTGCAGCCATCAGTGCAACTACTGCATCAATGCCACCAATTGCAGCCGCAAGGTGCAAACCTTCTCCTATACTCCAGATGAGCTGGCCAGGATCACCCTCTCCTTATATCGCTCCAACTATATCGAAGGACTCTTTCTCAGCTCGGGCGCTGGCAGGGATGAGGATCTGATCATGGAGAGGATGCTGGAGACTCTGCAGAAGTTGCGCAAGCAATACGACTTTCCGGGATACATCCATCTCAAGATTCTGCCCGGCTCATCCAAGAACCATATTCAGCAGGCTATGGAGCTGGCAGACCGGGTGAGCATAAACCTGGAAGCTGCCAGTGCCTCGCAGCTGAATGAGATCTGTGCCACCAAGAGCTATGAGAATGATATTCTGCAAAGGCAGAGATACATTCGCGACCTGAGAACGGATGAGAATCTGCCCGCAGGCCAGACCACTCAATTGGTGGTGGGGGCTGCGGGAGAGAGCGATCAGGACATCTTTAAAAGAATTCTATATGAGTATAAAGATATTGGAGTAAAGCGAGCTTACTATAGCGCTTTTTCTCCCCAAAATGGAACAGCATTTGAGTCTCGAGAAGGCCAGCCCCTCTGGCGGGAGCACCGCCTCTATCAGATGGACTGGCTCTACCGGATCTACCGTTTCTCTCCGGCCGACATTCACATGGCATTTGATGAGAACGGCTTTCTATCCAACTCCGATCCCAAGCTGGCCATAGCCAGGGAGCTTTTGGATTCGCCGGTGGATCCTAACTCGGCCGCCTACCGGGAGCTTATCCGGGTGCCAGGCATCGGGCCACGGAGCGCGAAGAGAATAATCGCCCTGAGAATGAGGAAGAATATCGTCTCGAAAAGGGAGCTTGAGGCTCTGGGGGTCGTGATCAAGAGAGCAGCTCCCTTCTTGAAGATCAACGGCTGGAGGGATACCACCCTGGAGAAGTGGTCAGGATGA
- a CDS encoding DUF4130 domain-containing protein, with amino-acid sequence MRVPDDYCRYLVMHAKSSERLLARTEGLTALDLEVSTSPEAVSLRRMVYAVMSEVHRMKAFVRLRPLGDRVLWGYMKPRHKIGEHTSEHFARRNPGTIIVLGNGAESWTAFFRQDRMMRIHGAGLNETLDRLKSALKISEEEKGADAEGARANAQDIDDIWQTYYDSQYCPERKNLQAFRQRMPARDQEAAGLQLMQKKREMTLEDFRQQ; translated from the coding sequence ATGAGGGTGCCGGATGACTATTGCCGCTACCTGGTCATGCATGCTAAATCGAGCGAAAGGCTGCTTGCCAGGACGGAGGGCTTAACCGCTCTGGATCTGGAGGTCTCGACCAGTCCTGAGGCTGTGAGCCTGAGAAGGATGGTCTATGCTGTGATGAGTGAGGTGCACAGGATGAAAGCATTTGTCAGGCTCAGGCCATTGGGGGACCGGGTCCTCTGGGGCTATATGAAACCCAGGCACAAGATCGGGGAGCACACGAGCGAGCACTTCGCCCGCCGGAATCCTGGCACGATAATAGTCCTGGGAAATGGCGCCGAGAGCTGGACGGCATTCTTCCGGCAGGACAGGATGATGCGAATTCACGGGGCGGGATTGAATGAGACTCTGGATAGATTGAAATCTGCCCTGAAGATATCGGAAGAAGAGAAAGGGGCGGATGCTGAGGGTGCCAGGGCAAATGCTCAGGATATAGATGATATCTGGCAGACCTATTATGACAGCCAGTACTGCCCGGAAAGAAAGAACCTGCAAGCATTTCGCCAGAGAATGCCAGCGCGGGATCAGGAGGCTGCCGGGCTGCAGTTGATGCAGAAGAAAAGGGAGATGACCCTGGAGGATTTCAGGCAGCAATAG
- a CDS encoding M6 family metalloprotease domain-containing protein, producing MSAIKGRVVEVPQENGPAVKLWMSGDEFYVRYENLEGYTVVYDGKLGLFTYSVLVNGELVSSGVPISNPAPEGLKKHEREDPSVRQRKFELKYARMLPPITRTMDERPRTIGEQHGLLRGRLLHEGKIKGLTILVEFPDEKINVSAANISEMLNKTGYNEGGNFCSVRDYYLKMSNGKLDYTNEVVGPITLKKNKMYYHFNLFVEEAMDAVVGMGIDLSRFDSKGVGLIDALSFLYAGNAVYDGELHPHNSYIDLKFGDIKTYLYMLSNLGTSKDDLAIGTICHETGHLLCRFPDLYDYGRRDEDLVESAGLGLYCLMSVGDHLDDWKTPSPVCAYFRNLAGWCDNVVDLNKPGKYEAKHGDYRTVMKYATDRANEYFLVENRSQMGLDRALPSSGLAIYHCDILGSNEWQEGSPSKHFQCALLQRDGSLHLERGLNYGDGTDLYKKVNGVALSYDTNPSSKIWDRSDSGFIISDISEPGEVISLVVGPVVSSDTVKGEANVSIAIPDNDVHGVSSSLNISEEGRASRIYLNLDISHSYISDLKVELISPSGKRAMIHNREGGGEGNLIKTYDSNSLPSLGDLVGSPINGEWSLTVADVAAIDKGVLNRWSIEIEKEASEMEVSKDMEPNELIPDNDPRGASVAMNLDKKGIVQRVVTMVDITHPFIGDLRVEILSPSGKTAIIHDRGGFDQDNLDKTYDSQINPELQAFVGQPAEGNWILRAMDLSRLDKGIINKWNMRVTYSG from the coding sequence ATGAGTGCAATTAAAGGAAGGGTCGTCGAGGTTCCTCAAGAGAATGGGCCTGCTGTAAAGCTTTGGATGTCAGGAGATGAATTCTATGTCAGATACGAGAATCTTGAAGGTTATACGGTGGTCTATGATGGCAAGCTGGGCCTTTTCACCTACAGCGTTCTCGTCAATGGAGAACTGGTATCAAGTGGAGTGCCTATTTCAAATCCCGCCCCAGAAGGATTAAAAAAGCACGAGAGAGAGGATCCATCCGTTCGTCAGAGAAAATTCGAACTCAAATACGCCAGAATGCTGCCACCAATTACCCGAACCATGGACGAGCGGCCACGAACTATAGGCGAGCAGCATGGACTGCTGAGAGGCAGGCTCCTTCATGAAGGAAAGATAAAGGGTCTCACAATCCTGGTAGAGTTCCCCGATGAAAAGATCAATGTCTCTGCAGCCAATATATCAGAAATGCTCAATAAGACAGGATACAATGAGGGTGGAAACTTCTGCTCTGTCCGGGATTATTACCTTAAGATGTCCAATGGAAAGCTCGACTATACAAATGAAGTGGTAGGGCCGATTACACTGAAAAAAAACAAAATGTATTATCACTTCAACCTCTTTGTTGAGGAGGCCATGGATGCAGTCGTGGGCATGGGTATAGACCTATCCCGATTCGACTCCAAGGGAGTCGGCTTAATCGATGCTTTGAGCTTCCTTTATGCGGGAAACGCCGTTTACGATGGCGAGCTTCATCCTCATAACTCGTACATCGATCTGAAATTCGGCGATATCAAGACCTACTTGTACATGCTCTCCAATCTGGGAACGAGCAAAGACGATCTGGCAATAGGCACCATCTGCCATGAGACAGGACACCTGCTATGTCGCTTCCCGGATCTCTATGATTACGGGAGAAGGGATGAAGATCTTGTTGAGAGCGCAGGACTTGGTTTATATTGCCTGATGAGCGTTGGAGATCATCTGGACGATTGGAAGACGCCATCTCCTGTTTGTGCCTATTTTAGAAACCTGGCAGGATGGTGTGACAATGTGGTGGATCTCAATAAGCCAGGGAAGTATGAAGCCAAGCATGGCGATTATCGAACTGTGATGAAATACGCGACTGACAGGGCAAATGAGTACTTCCTGGTGGAAAACCGCTCTCAAATGGGTCTGGACAGGGCTCTTCCCTCCAGTGGACTGGCGATCTATCACTGCGATATTCTTGGGTCCAATGAGTGGCAGGAGGGTTCGCCATCCAAGCATTTTCAATGTGCTCTGCTTCAGAGAGATGGCAGTCTGCATCTTGAAAGGGGACTCAACTATGGTGATGGAACGGATCTATACAAGAAGGTCAATGGCGTTGCCTTATCGTATGATACCAATCCATCTTCAAAGATATGGGATCGCTCCGATTCAGGTTTTATAATTTCAGACATCAGTGAACCAGGAGAGGTAATATCCTTGGTTGTGGGGCCGGTGGTCTCTTCCGACACGGTCAAAGGGGAGGCAAATGTATCTATTGCCATACCTGACAATGATGTTCACGGAGTGAGCAGCTCATTGAATATCTCTGAAGAAGGAAGGGCGTCCAGGATCTATTTAAACCTCGATATATCTCATTCCTATATCAGCGACTTGAAGGTAGAGCTCATCTCGCCATCCGGTAAGAGAGCGATGATTCATAATCGCGAGGGAGGAGGTGAAGGCAATCTGATAAAGACATATGACTCCAATTCGCTGCCTTCTTTAGGGGATCTGGTAGGTTCGCCAATCAATGGCGAGTGGTCACTGACCGTAGCAGATGTAGCAGCCATTGACAAGGGCGTCCTCAATAGATGGTCAATTGAGATCGAGAAAGAAGCCTCTGAAATGGAAGTAAGCAAGGATATGGAGCCGAATGAGCTAATACCAGATAATGATCCGAGAGGGGCTAGCGTGGCGATGAATCTTGATAAGAAGGGAATCGTCCAGAGAGTTGTGACCATGGTGGATATAACTCATCCCTTCATTGGAGATTTGAGGGTGGAGATACTGTCTCCTTCTGGAAAGACTGCCATTAT